A genomic region of Bubalus kerabau isolate K-KA32 ecotype Philippines breed swamp buffalo chromosome 10, PCC_UOA_SB_1v2, whole genome shotgun sequence contains the following coding sequences:
- the AP5M1 gene encoding AP-5 complex subunit mu-1 isoform X2: protein MAQRAVWLISHEPGTPLCGIVKFSRRYPTVEKRAKVFNGASYVPVPEDGPFLKALLFELRLLDDEKDFLESRDSCSHINKTSIYGVPVGSEELWPVVAFLKNGMIYACVPLVEQTLSPRPPLISISGISQGFELLFGVQDFLSSGQKTDSELNTKLSQLSDLLLQTCPFGTLLDANLQNSLDSINFASVTHLQKQPAWKTGTYKGKPQVSISITEKVNSMQYDKQEIADTWQVVGVVTCKCDLEGSMPNVTISLSLPTNGSPLQDILVHPCVTSLDSAILTSSSIDAMDDSAFSGPYKFPLTPPLESFNLCYYTSQVPVPPILGFYQVKEEEVQLKITVNLKLHESVKNSFEFCEAHIPFYNRGPITHVEYKASFGQLEVFREKSLLVWIIGQKFPKSMEISLSGTITFGAKNHEKQPFDQICIGGTAYLKTGS, encoded by the exons ATGGCCCAGCGGGCAGTGTGGCTTATAAGCCACGAACCAGGAACTCCACTTTGTGGCATTGTCAAATTCTCCAG ACGGTATCCAACTGTTGAAAAAAGAGCTAAAGTCTTCAATGGAGCAAGTTATGTGCCTGTTCCTGAAGATGGTCCCTTCCTGAAAGCACTGCTTTTTGAACTGAGATTGTTGGATGACGAGAAGGACTTTTTGGAGAGTCGTGATAGCTGCTCACACATCAATAAAACATCCATTTACGGAGTCCCAGTAGGAAGTGAAGAACTCTGGCCAGTTGTTGCTTTTCTGAAGAATGGCATGATATATGCTTGTGTTCCACTGGTTGAACAAACTTTATCCCCTCGTCCACCATTAATTAGCATTAGTGGAATTTCACAAGGCTTTGAACTTCTTTTTGGGGTACAGGATTTTCTTTCCTCAGGTCAAAAAACTGACAGTGAGCTAAATACCAAATTGAGCCAGTTGTCTGACTTGCTTTTACAAACGTGTCCCTTTGGCACTTTGTTAGATGCCAACTTACAGAATTCATTGGACAGTATTAATTTTGCTTCTGTTACTCACCTACAAAAACAGCCAGCCTGGAAAACTGGAACATACAAAGGAAAACCACAAGTTTCTATTTCTATCACTGAAAAGGTAAACTCCATGCAATATGATAAACAGGAGATAGCAGATACATGGCAGGTCGTTGGAGTTGTCACTTGCAAG TGTGATCTAGAGGGCAGCATGCCAAATGTTACCATTAGCTTGAGTCTCCCTACCAATGGATCTCCACTTCAGGATATTCTGGTTCATCCTTGTGTGACATCTCTTGACTCTGCCATTCTGACCTCTAGTAGCATTGATGCAATGGATGATTCTGCATTTAGTGGACCGTACAAATTTCCGCTCACTCCACCGTTAGAGTCATTCAACTTATGCTACTACACTTCCCAG gTCCCTGTTCCACCAATTTTGGGTTTTTATcaagtgaaagaggaagaagtACAACTAAAAATAACAGTTAATTTAAAACTTCATGAAAGTGTGAAAAATAGTTTTGAATTCTGTGAAGCTCATATACCTTTTTACAACAG aggtccCATCACACATGTGGAGTACAAAGCTAGTTTTGGCCAGCTTGAAGTATTTCGAGAGAAAAGCTTATTGGTCTGGATTATTG GACAGAAGTTTCCCAAATCAATGGAAATTAGTCTTTCTGGAACTATAACTTTTGGAGCCAAGAACCATGAAAAGCAGCCATTTGACCAGATTTGCATCGGAGGTACAGCATATTTAaag accggAAGCTAA
- the AP5M1 gene encoding AP-5 complex subunit mu-1 isoform X1, whose protein sequence is MAQRAVWLISHEPGTPLCGIVKFSRRYPTVEKRAKVFNGASYVPVPEDGPFLKALLFELRLLDDEKDFLESRDSCSHINKTSIYGVPVGSEELWPVVAFLKNGMIYACVPLVEQTLSPRPPLISISGISQGFELLFGVQDFLSSGQKTDSELNTKLSQLSDLLLQTCPFGTLLDANLQNSLDSINFASVTHLQKQPAWKTGTYKGKPQVSISITEKVNSMQYDKQEIADTWQVVGVVTCKCDLEGSMPNVTISLSLPTNGSPLQDILVHPCVTSLDSAILTSSSIDAMDDSAFSGPYKFPLTPPLESFNLCYYTSQVPVPPILGFYQVKEEEVQLKITVNLKLHESVKNSFEFCEAHIPFYNRGPITHVEYKASFGQLEVFREKSLLVWIIGQKFPKSMEISLSGTITFGAKNHEKQPFDQICIGGTAYLKLHFRILDYTLTGCYVDQHSVQVFASGKPKISTHRKLISSDYYIWNSKAPAPVTYGSLLL, encoded by the exons ATGGCCCAGCGGGCAGTGTGGCTTATAAGCCACGAACCAGGAACTCCACTTTGTGGCATTGTCAAATTCTCCAG ACGGTATCCAACTGTTGAAAAAAGAGCTAAAGTCTTCAATGGAGCAAGTTATGTGCCTGTTCCTGAAGATGGTCCCTTCCTGAAAGCACTGCTTTTTGAACTGAGATTGTTGGATGACGAGAAGGACTTTTTGGAGAGTCGTGATAGCTGCTCACACATCAATAAAACATCCATTTACGGAGTCCCAGTAGGAAGTGAAGAACTCTGGCCAGTTGTTGCTTTTCTGAAGAATGGCATGATATATGCTTGTGTTCCACTGGTTGAACAAACTTTATCCCCTCGTCCACCATTAATTAGCATTAGTGGAATTTCACAAGGCTTTGAACTTCTTTTTGGGGTACAGGATTTTCTTTCCTCAGGTCAAAAAACTGACAGTGAGCTAAATACCAAATTGAGCCAGTTGTCTGACTTGCTTTTACAAACGTGTCCCTTTGGCACTTTGTTAGATGCCAACTTACAGAATTCATTGGACAGTATTAATTTTGCTTCTGTTACTCACCTACAAAAACAGCCAGCCTGGAAAACTGGAACATACAAAGGAAAACCACAAGTTTCTATTTCTATCACTGAAAAGGTAAACTCCATGCAATATGATAAACAGGAGATAGCAGATACATGGCAGGTCGTTGGAGTTGTCACTTGCAAG TGTGATCTAGAGGGCAGCATGCCAAATGTTACCATTAGCTTGAGTCTCCCTACCAATGGATCTCCACTTCAGGATATTCTGGTTCATCCTTGTGTGACATCTCTTGACTCTGCCATTCTGACCTCTAGTAGCATTGATGCAATGGATGATTCTGCATTTAGTGGACCGTACAAATTTCCGCTCACTCCACCGTTAGAGTCATTCAACTTATGCTACTACACTTCCCAG gTCCCTGTTCCACCAATTTTGGGTTTTTATcaagtgaaagaggaagaagtACAACTAAAAATAACAGTTAATTTAAAACTTCATGAAAGTGTGAAAAATAGTTTTGAATTCTGTGAAGCTCATATACCTTTTTACAACAG aggtccCATCACACATGTGGAGTACAAAGCTAGTTTTGGCCAGCTTGAAGTATTTCGAGAGAAAAGCTTATTGGTCTGGATTATTG GACAGAAGTTTCCCAAATCAATGGAAATTAGTCTTTCTGGAACTATAACTTTTGGAGCCAAGAACCATGAAAAGCAGCCATTTGACCAGATTTGCATCGGAGGTACAGCATATTTAaag CTTCATTTTAGGATCTTAGATTATACACTCACTGGATGTTATGTGGATCAGCATTCAGTTCAAGTTTTTGCATCAGGAAAACCAAAAATAAGTACAC accggAAGCTAATTTCTTCTGACTATTACATCTGGAATTCTAAAGCTCCTGCTCCAGTAACATATGGATCATTATTACTGTAA